The following DNA comes from Capsicum annuum cultivar UCD-10X-F1 chromosome 7, UCD10Xv1.1, whole genome shotgun sequence.
GACAGCACAAGGAGAAATAATTTTTCCACAAAGTCCAGGATTACCCTCAAAGCTCGAATTGGGAAAGCTGAAGAACTGACCACCAGTTGGAATGGCTCCCTGCAAGTGATTATTAGCTACACTGAATTTTGAAAGGAATGTGAGCTTATTGAATGAGTCAGGAATTGATCCATGGAGATCATTACAGGAAAGGTCCAAAATTTCCAGGTTCGCCATATTTGAAATCGAGCTAGGTATCGTCCCAGTAATGTTGTTTTTACTAAGATCCAATACATGAAGCTGTTTCAGATGACCAATTTCGGGCCAGATTGTCCCATTCAGTCTGTTATTACTCAAGTATATGGACGGAGGGAAGCTCGAAGCCTGATTGTACTGCAAACCACTACCACTTTGATTCCTCTTGACAAACAACGGAATACCAGTGGGAGAATTCAGACTAGATGCATAGCTGTGTGGGGAAATGAGGCTCTTTAGATCAGTTAAATTTTTCGGGATTTCACCTGTGAGTGAATTATTTGAGAAATCCAAGTAAAACAATTTTTCCATTTCACCAATCCAACAGGGAATATTGCCATCCAAATGATTCCATGACAGGTCAAGCACTTGCAATTTCCTGCAATTGTACAACCATGTCGGAATTTGCCCATTCAAACCGCAGTTACCCAATGCAAATATCATCAGGTTCTCAAACCCGGTGACATTATTTGTAATCTCTTCACCATGGAAGTTCCTGGTGAGAATAAGAGTTGAAAGATTTCTACAGCGCTGCAGAACAGATAAAGCTCCAGACAAATCCGAAAGGGTATTATTCGACAACGAGAGGAACACAAGGGATGAAAGGTTTGCATAGTTCTCAGGAATTGGCCCGGTAAATCCGTTTTTGGCAAGACTCAAGATTTTCAACTCTTGACAACTAGAGAGCGACACCGGGAGGCTACCTATGAAATGGTTAGTTGCAAGGTCAAGAGTGCACAGACTTGTCAACCTAGTAAAATCAAGATCAACAGGACCAGACAAAGAGTTGTTCCTAAGATCAAGTACCCTAAGCACAGAAAGATATGAAATCGTAGACGGTAATGGTCCAGAAAATCTATTTGAATATGCAACTAGCTGCTCTAACTGTGTCAAATTGCCAAACACATTAGGAAGCAAACCATAAAAGCGATTTCCAGCTAAAATTAAGGATTTCAGTTTGGAAAGCTTACTAAGCTGTGGGCTTAGCTGGCCTGAGAAATTATTGGTACAGAGTGAAAGTTGCTCCAAAGATGTCATTGAATACAACGAATCCGGAAGGTGACCCCCGAGATTATTGGAATCCACATGTAGCTGCTGGAGAGATGAACTGCAATTTTCCAAGCCACTAAGATCACCAGTGAGATGATTAAGTGATATATCCAGGACCTTAATCTTCTTGGAAGAGCTGCAAATTTCAAACTTGAAGCTACCATTAAAGGAATTGTTGCTTACATTCAATGCAACAAGGTTAGGGAATTCACCAAACTCAATGAAATTCCCAGTGAACAAATTGCTAGATATATTGAGAGAGTGGATTGTTTCCAACccattaaaaaccctcaacacaGGTCCAAGCAACCTATTATGACTCAAATCAAGAACTTCCAATTGCTTCAATTTGGAGAAGTCTAAAGACAATCCACCCTCCAAGTGATTGCGCGATAAATCGAGCAATTTCAACTGATCCAATTTCTCCAAGGACTGTGAAACCACACCCCTCAACCCTTTTCTTGACAAATTTAGCATGATCACTCTACTTTCAGCAGAACCATTGCCATTGCCACAGACAACCCCATCCCATTTACAGCAATTGGGCTCATGAGACCAAGCTGATAGAATAACCCCATCTGTTAAATTGCCAGCAATTTCCTTCAATGCCAACAAATCATATGGATGACAGTCTTGAACTGGGGTTTCAAGACTCAAAGATGTACAAAAAAGATAAGCCAAGAATACCCAACTCAGAAAACTCATTGGCATAAAATCCCAAATCACCATTGATGAAAACATACAACAATATATATGTAACCGCTCAAAATCCAGACTCCAACACCATGTAAGCACAATTTTCACAGCTCCAAACAAAGAAAGTTTCCACCTTTACGCATATTCAAGAAAGTCCCTTGGAACTTAAGCAAATTAGCACCAAGAAACAACCTTTCTCAGATCCCCTAACACCAAAATCAAATCAGATCCCAAAACTGAAAAATCAAGATTACTTAAACGGTAGCAGCAAGGCAACTTCAAAACACAAATCCCAAAAAACACCTCAAAAACCTCAAAGGGAAAAAAAGCCTACCAACTACTTGTAATTAAAGCAAGAACCCTTTACCCCAAACcagaaataaacaaataaataaataaatgaagaaaacaaagaaccaaccaagaaaaaaggaaaaaaggtaagATTTTTCAACACACCATCACTTGTAAAAGAAGCAAGAACCCCACTTTCCACTGTAAACAAGGTGCCTCAATGTTAATTAATTTCAAGAAACAAACACAAAGAGAGAGCGAGAGAAAGAGACAGAAtctaataaagaaaaaagatggtaCAAGTACAGTAAGTTATATACTGAAATGGAAGTGTGAAGCAAATGTTATTTAAGCTGATAAAGATTGAGaactcaaatcaaataaatagtttttagatttgacaaaataaaaagcAACACGTAACATTAAATCTTTCGTTGTCCGCAAGATTGTagaatgatttttaaattaatcAAAGTAAAAAAAGCATCCTAATACATTAAAATTCTTGTTAGGTATAGGATATCaaaactattttaaattaaataaagtaaaaaaaatctcaaattactTATTCTAAAATTGAAATggcacaactattaagaaaataatgactGGTaatataactttattatt
Coding sequences within:
- the LOC107878646 gene encoding phytosulfokine receptor 2, which codes for MFSSMVIWDFMPMSFLSWVFLAYLFCTSLSLETPVQDCHPYDLLALKEIAGNLTDGVILSAWSHEPNCCKWDGVVCGNGNGSAESRVIMLNLSRKGLRGVVSQSLEKLDQLKLLDLSRNHLEGGLSLDFSKLKQLEVLDLSHNRLLGPVLRVFNGLETIHSLNISSNLFTGNFIEFGEFPNLVALNVSNNSFNGSFKFEICSSSKKIKVLDISLNHLTGDLSGLENCSSSLQQLHVDSNNLGGHLPDSLYSMTSLEQLSLCTNNFSGQLSPQLSKLSKLKSLILAGNRFYGLLPNVFGNLTQLEQLVAYSNRFSGPLPSTISYLSVLRVLDLRNNSLSGPVDLDFTRLTSLCTLDLATNHFIGSLPVSLSSCQELKILSLAKNGFTGPIPENYANLSSLVFLSLSNNTLSDLSGALSVLQRCRNLSTLILTRNFHGEEITNNVTGFENLMIFALGNCGLNGQIPTWLYNCRKLQVLDLSWNHLDGNIPCWIGEMEKLFYLDFSNNSLTGEIPKNLTDLKSLISPHSYASSLNSPTGIPLFVKRNQSGSGLQYNQASSFPPSIYLSNNRLNGTIWPEIGHLKQLHVLDLSKNNITGTIPSSISNMANLEILDLSCNDLHGSIPDSFNKLTFLSKFSVANNHLQGAIPTGGQFFSFPNSSFEGNPGLCGKIISPCAVSNLGLQPASPSASNSRRLGRSGIIGITIGIAIGISLLLAIVVLKVPRRDAGHQIGDFEEDFSRPPRSSDTFVPSKLVLFQNSDCKELTVADLLKSTNNFNQSNIVGCGGFGLVYKAELPNGMKTAIKRLSGDCGQMEREFQAEVEALSRAQHKNLVSLQGYCQHGSDRLLIYSYMENGSLDYWLHERVDGNSLTWDVRLKIAQGAARGLAYLHKEPNIVHRDIKTSNILLDERFEAHLADFGLSRLLRPYDTHVTTDLVGTLGYIPPEYSQTLTATFRGDVYSFGVVLLELLTGKRPVEVCRGKSCRDLVSWVFQLKSENMVEEIFDTSIWDTSYEKQLLEVLSIACRCIMQDPRQRPLIDQVVSWLEAIGTGKDR